The following is a genomic window from Candidatus Saccharimonadales bacterium.
TAACATGCTGCTAACGATACCGACAATGGCAATCATCGTGCCCAGGTCCTTTTGCAAGACGGCGATTAACAAACCGACACCGGTAGTAACAAACAGCAGCGGCACTATGGTTTCCTTAAAATCGTTTAGCCGCTGGCTACGTTTGCGCTCGGCTAACCACGAGGCCAAATAGATCACCAACGAGAACTTCAGCATTTCCGCCGGCTGGAATGAAAACGGCCCCAGGTCCAGCCACCGTGTCGCGCCATTGACCTCAAGCGCCAGTGATGGCACTAATAGCAGCGCTGAAACCGCCAGTGAAATTGTCAGCATCGGCAGATGCAATTTTCGCCAGATATCGAGCGGTAAGTTGGCCGCGGCTAAAAAGGCCAGCGCCGCCAGACCAATATGTCCGAGCTGCCGATACAGCACGCTGCTTTGTTCTAGCGCCGGGCTAATTGTATAAATCATCACCGTACCAAGTAATAGCAACAGGCCGGTAATAAGCAGCAGTGAATAATCCGCTTTGTGCCGCCTTAAATATCCGTCAGTCGTCAGTCTGGTAGTCCGGGCCATCAGATATTACCCCCCACCAAAGCGAGGGCGATACCCGTTACCGCCAGCACCTGGCCGACCACCCAAAAACG
Proteins encoded in this region:
- a CDS encoding FtsW/RodA/SpoVE family cell cycle protein gives rise to the protein MARTTRLTTDGYLRRHKADYSLLLITGLLLLLGTVMIYTISPALEQSSVLYRQLGHIGLAALAFLAAANLPLDIWRKLHLPMLTISLAVSALLLVPSLALEVNGATRWLDLGPFSFQPAEMLKFSLVIYLASWLAERKRSQRLNDFKETIVPLLFVTTGVGLLIAVLQKDLGTMIAIVGIVSSML